The stretch of DNA GGACGCCTCCTCGCGGCTCTGTCCGGAATCGAGGCTGGCGGCGGCGATGCCGCGGCGTGCCAGGAAGGCCAGCTGATCCTGCATCAGGGCCAGCAGCGGGGAGATCACCAGGGTCAGGTGGGGCAGGTGCAGGGCCGGCAGCTGGTAGCAGAGCGACTTGCCGGAGCCGGTGGGGAAGATGGCCGCCGCCGAGCGGCCGCCCACGATGGCCTCGATGACCGGGCGCTGGCCCGGCCGGAAGTCGTCATAGCCGAAGACCTGTTTTAGCGTCTGCTGGATCATGGGGCACTCCCTGCCGCGTCGTCGGGGATTCACTGAGGATTCGTCCAGTATAACGCCCTCGGGCGCCTCGCGTCCGCCGACGGACGCTCCGGTCGACGATGCCACTATACTTCGGGTATCCCCGTCACACTGGCCGGGGCCGGGAGGGAGCATGGCCATGACCGAGCATGATCTCGAGATCCAGACGTCCGGTGTCGCCCTGGAGGGCAACCTGCTGATGCCCGAGGCCCCGGCGGGCATCGTGGTGTTCGCCCACGGCAGCGGCAGCAGCCGCTTCAGCCTCCGCAACCGCCGGGTGGCACGCCACCTGGCCGAACAGGGCCTGGCGACCCTGCTGTTCGACCTGTTGACGGCGGAAGAGAGCCTGATCGACGAGCGCACCCGGGCGCTGCGCTTCGACATCCCGCTGATCGGGTCGCGGATGAGCGGCGCGGTGGCCTGGGTCGCCGAGGCGCCCCAGACCCGGGGGCTCGGGATCGGCCTGTTCGGGGCCAGCACCGGGGCCGCGGCGGCCCTCATCGCGGCGGCCGAGCAACCGGCGCGGGTGCAGGCCGTGGTGTCGAGAGGCGGGCGACCCGACCTCGCCGGGGAGGCCCTGGCGCGGGTGAGGGCGCCGACCCTGCTGCTGGTCGGGGGCGATGACACCCAGGTCATCCAGCTCAACGAGCAGGCCATGGCGCGCATGTGCTGTCCTCGCGAGCTGCTCATCGTGCCCGGCGCCACCCACCTCTTCGAGGAGCCCGGCACCCTGGAACGGGTCGAGGCCCATGCCGCGCGGTGGTTTCTCGATCGCCTCGGACCCGCCGGCTAGTCGCTGGCCATCACCCGGTTGCGTCCGCCGTGCTTGGCGGCATAGAGGCTGTCGTCGGCCCGCTGGATGAGGATGTCGCGGGCATCCCCGATGCGATGTTCGGTGATGCCGATGCTGACGGTGACATGGCCAGGCCCGAAGCCGAAATCATGGGCTGAGATGCTCTGGCAGAGGCGTTCCGCCAGCTGCCGGCAGTGCCTCTCGGGCGTCAACGGCAGCAGCATCGCGAACTCCTCGCCGCCGAGCCGGGCCACGAGGTCCTCCTCGCGCAGGCTCTGCTGGCAAAGGCCGGCCAGGTCACGGAGCACCTGATCCCCCTGCAGGTGGCCCCAGGTGTCGTTGATGGCCTTGAAATGGTCGAGGTCGAGCATCATCAGCGACAGCGGCAGACCGTGTCGGTTGCTCAGCGAGATTTCCTCGTCGA from Halomonas aestuarii encodes:
- a CDS encoding dienelactone hydrolase family protein, whose amino-acid sequence is MTEHDLEIQTSGVALEGNLLMPEAPAGIVVFAHGSGSSRFSLRNRRVARHLAEQGLATLLFDLLTAEESLIDERTRALRFDIPLIGSRMSGAVAWVAEAPQTRGLGIGLFGASTGAAAALIAAAEQPARVQAVVSRGGRPDLAGEALARVRAPTLLLVGGDDTQVIQLNEQAMARMCCPRELLIVPGATHLFEEPGTLERVEAHAARWFLDRLGPAG